One stretch of Azotosporobacter soli DNA includes these proteins:
- a CDS encoding YicC/YloC family endoribonuclease: protein MLKSMTGFGRGEFLDGSHRFLVEIKAVNHRYNEFSIRMPKTLGPLEDRIRRKVADQMSRGRIDIFITMDEYAHAKRRIRVDKELAIAYHNALRELADLLATPLTDSLHQVAKYPDVVQVEEETEDVELLWLKLGEAIGEAVDNLMQMRRTEGANLAQDLDGRLAMLLLQIEKVEERAPAVLEEYRKKMLDRMREMLQAVGAEPDEARILQEAAVFSDKISIAEELVRLKSHVKQFRVTLQSTDAVGRKLDFLVQEINRETNTIASKANDYMIANLVVDMKSEIEKMREQIQNIE, encoded by the coding sequence GTGCTCAAGAGTATGACCGGCTTTGGACGGGGTGAATTCTTAGATGGTTCGCACCGTTTTTTAGTGGAAATAAAAGCGGTGAATCATCGCTACAATGAATTTTCGATTCGTATGCCAAAAACATTGGGCCCCTTGGAAGATCGAATCCGGCGTAAGGTTGCGGATCAGATGTCGCGCGGGCGAATCGACATCTTTATCACGATGGATGAATATGCGCATGCCAAGCGTCGTATAAGGGTTGACAAAGAGTTGGCTATCGCGTACCATAATGCTTTAAGAGAATTGGCTGATTTGCTTGCAACGCCTCTGACGGACAGTTTGCATCAAGTGGCTAAATATCCAGACGTTGTTCAAGTCGAAGAAGAGACGGAAGACGTCGAATTGCTTTGGCTTAAGCTTGGCGAGGCTATTGGCGAGGCTGTCGACAATTTGATGCAAATGCGTCGTACAGAAGGGGCCAATCTGGCACAGGATCTAGATGGGCGCTTGGCGATGTTGCTGCTGCAGATTGAGAAGGTTGAAGAACGCGCGCCGGCAGTGCTCGAAGAGTACCGGAAAAAAATGCTCGACCGGATGCGCGAAATGTTGCAAGCCGTAGGTGCAGAACCGGATGAAGCCAGAATCCTGCAGGAAGCGGCTGTTTTTTCCGATAAAATCAGTATTGCGGAAGAATTGGTTCGTTTAAAAAGTCATGTGAAGCAGTTTCGTGTTACACTTCAGAGTACGGATGCGGTGGGACGAAAGTTGGATTTTTTGGTGCAGGAGATCAACCGCGAAACAAATACCATTGCTTCAAAGGCAAACGATTATATGATTGCTAATTTAGTCGTGGATATGAAAAGTGAAATTGAAAAGATGCGAGAACAGATTCAAAACATCGAATAA
- the dapF gene encoding diaminopimelate epimerase, producing the protein MNFKFSKWHGLGNDFVIVNGFEQHGITDYAKAAIEVCDRNFGIGADGLVFVLPSKTADFQMRIFNSDGSEAEMCGNVTRCVARYVYDNGLSDKTAITLETKAGIIKPQLIFQGEKLQEISVDMGEPRLKQGEIPMTQGAASDAAVDLPLTVNGKTWQVTCVSMGNPHCVIFVPDVAALDLAALGPALETANWFPRKTNVEFVQVLNTRQVRMRVWERGAGITLACGTGACATTVAAVLNKKTEREVKVDLDGGSLKIRWAEDNHVHMAGPAVEVFRGEYQLR; encoded by the coding sequence ATGAATTTCAAATTTAGCAAATGGCATGGTCTGGGAAATGATTTTGTCATTGTCAACGGTTTTGAACAACATGGTATAACGGATTATGCAAAAGCTGCAATCGAGGTTTGTGATCGTAACTTCGGAATAGGCGCTGATGGTCTCGTGTTCGTTCTGCCGTCTAAGACGGCTGACTTTCAAATGCGCATTTTCAATTCGGATGGCAGTGAAGCGGAGATGTGCGGCAATGTAACGCGTTGCGTTGCTCGCTATGTATATGATAATGGTCTTTCGGATAAGACCGCGATTACGCTGGAAACAAAGGCGGGAATCATCAAACCGCAATTGATTTTTCAGGGAGAAAAGTTGCAGGAAATATCGGTTGATATGGGGGAACCACGTTTAAAACAAGGCGAGATTCCGATGACGCAAGGCGCAGCGAGCGATGCTGCTGTGGATCTGCCACTGACTGTGAATGGGAAGACCTGGCAGGTTACCTGCGTATCGATGGGAAACCCGCATTGTGTGATCTTTGTGCCGGATGTTGCGGCGCTTGATCTTGCCGCGCTCGGTCCGGCGCTGGAAACGGCGAACTGGTTTCCGCGCAAAACAAATGTAGAGTTTGTGCAGGTGCTAAATACAAGGCAGGTTAGAATGCGCGTTTGGGAACGGGGGGCAGGAATTACTCTGGCATGCGGTACCGGCGCGTGTGCGACGACTGTGGCGGCCGTGCTGAACAAGAAGACCGAGCGTGAAGTCAAAGTGGATTTGGATGGCGGCAGTCTGAAGATTCGCTGGGCAGAAGACAACCACGTCCACATGGCAGGGCCGGCGGTCGAAGTGTTCCGCGGTGAATATCAACTGCGTTAA
- a CDS encoding Rqc2 family fibronectin-binding protein, whose protein sequence is MQLDGLSLSALVAELHNQLTGGRIDRVFQLDACSLLLWVRNHNQDFPVWLSAAPSQPDIQILSKIPENPAAPPAFCMLLRKHLEDGRIMSVSQQGLDRIIHLDIDIRGEGGRIITKTLVVELMGKHSNIILVQDGQIIDSVRRVSYQLSRFRQVLPNRPYLSPPGQERLPAAETPWPEIQTALLTLFADLPLHKALLQAVNGLGPISIREILWRAGLPQQLTPVRLEESDWRTLQDAWQELFAQLAAAEYEPTVATSAEGRFLAAACFKLHHLSEQTLHSFPTMAVATDFARALNPAPRRAPKQEELLHQVTDLLQRQKHKYPLLQQELTAAEDCDQWRRAGDILMSHLHLVPTGKSEVTLPDIYSESASASITLSLQPLRTAIDNAQAYYNRYTKGKRAQELLRQQLSQCSQDIAYLESVLQAAEQAETMAEFAEIRLELISQGYQKAEGKKKPSQLPAKPLSLTLPNGTALLIGKNNRQNDLVTFKLSQTNDLWFHTKDIPGSHVILRIEGAAASESDIHTAALLAAHFSKSRGSSNVPVDYTQRRYVKKPNGAKPGFVIYDHQQTLYVTPDENALEKYLK, encoded by the coding sequence ATGCAATTAGATGGCTTATCCTTATCCGCCTTGGTTGCGGAATTACATAATCAATTAACCGGCGGTCGCATCGACCGGGTTTTTCAACTTGACGCCTGTTCACTACTGCTTTGGGTCCGCAACCACAATCAGGATTTCCCCGTCTGGCTTTCCGCTGCGCCAAGTCAACCTGACATCCAGATTTTAAGCAAGATTCCGGAAAACCCTGCCGCGCCGCCCGCATTTTGCATGTTGCTGCGCAAGCATCTCGAAGATGGACGCATCATGTCCGTCAGCCAACAAGGATTAGACCGGATCATTCATCTCGACATCGATATCCGCGGCGAAGGCGGACGCATCATCACGAAGACTTTGGTTGTCGAATTGATGGGCAAGCACAGTAACATCATCCTTGTACAGGATGGTCAAATTATTGATTCGGTTCGCCGCGTCAGCTATCAGCTCAGCCGCTTTCGCCAGGTACTGCCGAACCGCCCTTATCTTTCGCCCCCCGGCCAGGAACGTCTGCCTGCCGCCGAAACACCCTGGCCAGAGATACAAACAGCGCTGCTGACACTATTTGCCGATCTGCCGCTGCACAAAGCGCTACTGCAAGCAGTCAACGGCCTCGGCCCAATCAGCATCCGCGAAATACTCTGGCGCGCCGGACTCCCTCAGCAATTAACGCCAGTCCGCCTCGAAGAATCAGATTGGCGCACGCTCCAGGATGCATGGCAGGAATTGTTCGCCCAGTTGGCAGCCGCCGAATATGAACCGACGGTCGCCACTTCTGCCGAAGGCCGGTTTCTGGCTGCCGCCTGCTTTAAACTGCACCATCTGAGCGAACAAACTCTGCATAGCTTTCCTACGATGGCAGTCGCAACCGACTTCGCCCGCGCACTGAATCCTGCGCCGCGCCGCGCTCCAAAACAAGAGGAGTTGCTGCATCAGGTCACCGACTTACTGCAGCGCCAAAAGCATAAATACCCGCTCCTGCAGCAAGAGCTGACCGCTGCCGAAGACTGCGATCAATGGCGACGCGCCGGTGATATCTTGATGTCACACCTGCACCTCGTCCCCACCGGCAAGAGCGAAGTGACATTGCCTGATATTTACAGCGAATCCGCCTCGGCCAGCATCACACTCTCCTTACAACCACTGCGCACAGCCATCGATAATGCACAAGCCTATTATAACCGTTACACCAAAGGCAAGCGTGCGCAGGAACTGCTGCGTCAACAACTCAGTCAATGCAGCCAGGACATCGCCTATTTGGAGAGTGTTCTGCAGGCTGCCGAACAAGCGGAAACAATGGCCGAGTTCGCTGAAATCCGCTTGGAATTGATCAGTCAAGGCTATCAAAAGGCCGAAGGCAAGAAAAAACCGAGCCAACTTCCCGCGAAGCCTCTTTCACTCACGCTGCCGAATGGCACTGCGCTATTAATCGGTAAGAACAACCGGCAAAACGACCTCGTAACCTTTAAATTAAGCCAAACGAATGACCTTTGGTTTCACACGAAGGACATTCCCGGTTCCCATGTAATTCTGCGCATAGAGGGCGCCGCGGCTTCGGAAAGCGACATCCATACCGCCGCGCTTCTTGCAGCCCATTTCAGTAAAAGCCGCGGTTCTTCGAACGTACCAGTCGATTACACACAGCGCCGTTACGTCAAAAAACCAAACGGCGCCAAACCCGGCTTCGTAATCTACGATCATCAACAGACACTATATGTGACGCCTGATGAAAATGCCTTGGAGAAATATCTGAAATGA
- the pyrR gene encoding bifunctional pyr operon transcriptional regulator/uracil phosphoribosyltransferase PyrR has translation MMNLAEKTLLMDDQAMRRAITRIAHEVIEKNKGIADIVLVGIRTRGVPLAERLAAEIERIEGLRLSVGILDITLYRDDLSTLSYQPIVHETKIPADINGKTVLLVDDVLYTGRTVRAALDAVIDIGRPKTIQLAVLVDRGHRELPIRADYVGKNVPTSSREVVCVHLSDVDGEDRVTINERPE, from the coding sequence TTGATGAATCTTGCGGAAAAAACACTGCTCATGGACGATCAGGCGATGCGCCGGGCTATTACCCGGATTGCGCACGAAGTGATTGAAAAGAACAAGGGAATTGCGGATATTGTCCTAGTGGGTATCCGGACACGTGGCGTGCCGCTCGCAGAACGTTTGGCTGCTGAAATCGAACGAATCGAAGGCTTAAGGTTGTCGGTGGGAATTCTTGATATAACATTGTACCGCGATGACTTGTCGACGCTTAGTTACCAGCCGATCGTGCATGAAACGAAAATTCCGGCAGACATCAACGGCAAGACGGTCTTATTGGTTGACGACGTACTGTATACGGGGCGCACCGTACGCGCGGCGCTCGATGCGGTCATCGATATTGGCCGTCCGAAGACGATCCAGTTGGCGGTTTTGGTTGACCGTGGTCATCGTGAACTGCCAATTCGAGCTGACTATGTCGGCAAGAATGTTCCGACGTCAAGCCGTGAAGTCGTCTGCGTTCACCTGTCTGACGTGGACGGTGAAGACCGTGTGACAATCAACGAACGTCCCGAATAG